From Gimesia panareensis, the proteins below share one genomic window:
- a CDS encoding sulfatase, whose product MRLLLMTVLLCLVCTPLQAAQKPNILFIAIDDQNDWIGCLKGHPQIKTPNIDKVASRGTLFTNAHCQSPLCNPSRTSLMTGLRPTTTGIYGLAPWFRTVDRFKDRVSLPQYLEQNGYKTYSTGKIYHGGYGRKKNDKEFNVLGPPAGVGVKPPKKLVNTPNPHPLVDWGTFPHKDEEKGDWKVASWAVDQLNKKPTEPFFLSVGFFLPHVPCYATQKWFDLYPADTVQLPPVLDVDRDDTPRFSWYLHWKLPEPRLKFLKEANEWHNLVRSYLACTSFVDSQVGRVVDALEKNNLAENTIIVIWSDHGWHLGEKLITGKNTLWERSTRVPLIFAGPGITEGAVCSKPAELLDIYPTLVELSGLPPRTDLEGHSLVPQLKDANTPRKWPAITSHNRNNTTVRTENYRYIHYADGSEEFYDMKQDPTEWKNLINDPNYAKLIEEHRTWLPTVNEKPAPGSKHRILRYENGQANWEEEDIKNDDPIPEL is encoded by the coding sequence CCAGATCAAAACCCCCAACATCGACAAGGTTGCCTCCCGGGGAACCCTGTTTACCAACGCCCACTGCCAGTCCCCCCTCTGCAATCCCTCGCGGACCAGCCTGATGACCGGCCTGCGGCCCACGACCACCGGCATCTACGGACTGGCCCCCTGGTTCCGCACGGTCGATCGTTTCAAAGACCGCGTTTCGCTCCCTCAGTACCTCGAACAGAACGGCTATAAAACTTACAGCACCGGCAAAATTTATCACGGCGGATACGGTCGCAAGAAAAACGATAAAGAATTCAATGTCCTCGGCCCCCCCGCGGGTGTCGGCGTGAAGCCTCCGAAAAAACTGGTCAACACTCCCAACCCGCATCCCCTCGTCGACTGGGGCACCTTTCCCCACAAGGATGAAGAGAAAGGGGACTGGAAGGTCGCCAGCTGGGCCGTCGATCAGTTGAACAAGAAACCGACCGAACCCTTCTTCCTCTCGGTCGGCTTCTTCCTGCCGCACGTCCCCTGCTACGCCACACAGAAATGGTTCGACCTCTACCCCGCGGACACCGTCCAACTTCCCCCCGTTCTCGACGTCGACCGTGATGACACCCCCCGCTTCTCCTGGTACCTGCACTGGAAACTTCCCGAGCCCCGGCTCAAGTTTCTCAAGGAAGCCAACGAGTGGCACAATCTCGTTCGCTCGTACCTCGCCTGTACCAGCTTCGTCGACAGCCAGGTTGGACGCGTCGTCGATGCACTTGAGAAAAACAACCTGGCCGAAAACACGATCATCGTCATCTGGTCCGATCACGGCTGGCACCTGGGTGAGAAACTGATCACCGGCAAGAACACGCTCTGGGAACGCTCGACCCGCGTCCCCCTCATCTTCGCCGGGCCGGGCATCACCGAAGGCGCCGTCTGCAGCAAGCCGGCTGAGCTTCTGGATATCTATCCTACGCTGGTTGAACTCAGCGGCTTGCCTCCCCGTACCGACCTTGAAGGTCACTCGCTGGTCCCACAGCTCAAGGATGCCAACACGCCCCGCAAGTGGCCCGCGATCACGTCCCATAACCGCAATAACACTACCGTCCGCACGGAAAATTATCGCTATATTCACTACGCTGACGGATCGGAAGAGTTTTATGACATGAAGCAGGATCCCACGGAATGGAAAAATCTGATCAACGATCCCAATTATGCGAAATTGATTGAAGAACATCGCACCTGGCTCCCCACGGTCAACGAAAAGCCGGCCCCGGGCAGCAAGCATCGCATCTTGCGTTATGAAAACGGTCAGGCAAACTGGGAAGAAGAAGACATCAAAAACGATGATCCAATTCCGGAGTTGTAA